Part of the Cyprinus carpio isolate SPL01 chromosome A23, ASM1834038v1, whole genome shotgun sequence genome, TTAATTCTACATTTTCAGGCTCATTTTCCGCTAGAAAACTTACAACTGCAGTCATGCACACCTTGGACTTTTAAAATCACTAACAAACACTAAACACTTTTAGCTAATATGATGATTTCCATGCTAGTCGTACTCGTACCTGCAATCGTTCAAGTCGGTTGAGTTGCCTTTGTTAGAGCAAGATCTTCATGCATAGCTTACAGTGTACAACTATGTTATTTCCTTTATCctctttgtaaacaaaacaactgtGAAATTTCCAGGCATGAAAACGTTTTTCACAGCAAGAAGCATCGTAATTAATTTACTGTAGCAGAGTCACAGTCATCCCACGTTTGAGGAGAATAGTTGTAGATGGGTGTTATTTGCGCACGCACCAGCAGGTGGCTCACGTGAGTCAACGTGTCAACAGAACCAGGAACTATGCAGCGCTAAACATATAGCTATGTCAAAATActcatttaaatgaaacaaatgtaatcctgATAGTATTTCCACTTTTTACAAAGCTACTGCAATCTGAATACTTAGTTTTTTATGTAACCGTAACCGATTACAGTTACTAGATTTTTGTATCCTGATtacgtaacgccgttacatgtatCCCGTTACACCCCAACCCTGTTAGTAGGCACAGATACAAccttttaataatttaagcaaATCTTAAGCAAATTTCTTACCAGTTAGAAACAAaaatttatctttatctttaaatAAGACAACATCCCTGCGTGTTAGAAATTATTGATCTAACATAACACATTAAAGCTAAGGAAGGTTATTTttccagaaacattttttgttatactgGTTTAACGTCTCTTCATCTTTATagcaaacaataattaaaatgatctgaatataaaaaatatttagtatatatatatatatatatatatatatatatatatatatatattgaatagtttaaaaataaaaatgtaaaaaaaaaaaggcattccTAATATGTTGGACCTTTTATTGAAATTAGCCTACTTTTACCTGTTgagacaaatttttatttttatagacagggcaggtctaaggtaagacagccttgtcaatcaactatcgtgggaggggcctgtgcagaactacgtaattctgacaggaatctcagaacagcttgatttgagaaaggggattttaaaatagggttttttaaaaaaaagcacttgggtgatttttatcattataggaaggatgtttacacacacttccaacacacatttatgttcaaacaacaacaaaagtgaattttgcatccgatgacccctttaagggatCACCAagattattataatatgtaaCACTATAACATAGTTTATTCTACTggtttaatattacaaaattaatggATAAGGTGACTGACAGCTCacacttatttttatgtttgacaTTTTCTCTCTCAATATGAAAGACATTTTAGCTTTACAAACATTTCAGACAAACTACACATGCTCAAGAATTTTTCCTCCAACACTAAACAGCACTAATGTTTGTGGAGTCTTTCCATCCTACATCAGCCTGCTTTTCCTGATCGCCCAGCTTCCCCACCTGTGGTGTTACACATCAGATTTTATTTCTGTCCTCACATAACTGTGGAGGATTAGGGGTCAGAGCGGTTTCAAATAGCCATATATTTCTAGCACTGACGGCACATAGCTATTAAACAGACGGAACAGGTCTGTTTTACTGGCCATGGAACCACCCAGCTGAGGTCCTCTTTTCTTGTGGTCATCTTGTAATTAGAGATAAAAATGTTTGTAGCCGAAGTCGTTGGGGTCTGAGCCACTGGGGCCACTTGACTGGCATGCCCACCTGCTGCTGTTTTTCTCCaccaagctctctctctctctctctctctctctcttgctctctctctctctctctcgctcaagTCTGTCATGTTGAAATACAGGTGACGGACCAGCTGACTCAAGCTGCTGAAAAAAGTCTGTCCATATCTCCCTACTTGTTCCATAAATACCGCCCCTCTGTTGAATGGAGGTTATTTTCGATCGTACATGTGGGGTAAGGCCTTGAGTTGTGCTGCCTGTCCGGAGTGATACTCATTGCACTTTGAAACCAGTGGCTGTAGTTGaattcttgaaaacacaaaacTGGACATGTCTAACCACACTGATCAGGAATCATACGCGGAGGAGATCGATGAGGATGAGATTCTGGCAGGCCTGTCGGCGGAGGAGCTCAAACAGCTCCAGAGTGAGATGGACGACATCGCTCCTGACGAGAGAGTGCCGGTGGGAATGAGACAGAGAGACGCTTCTCAAAAGACGACAGTCCGAGGTATTACATTCTCTCACCTTGGTTGTTAATATATTAAACTGTTTGTTGTCATTAATCCTCAGAACATAGGGAATCTTTGTAAAAGGCTCTGAGGTGCTGAAAAAACACTCAGCCTACTCTATCTCTAACTAGCTCCCAGTAGACCAGTGCTAAAACTGGTGGTTGTATCATACTGTAGTAAACGATGgaactgttaaatatatttaagaaatatcacacttgcattcatatttattttttttactggacaTATCAGCTGTCCTGACCTTCAGTACAACATGATTTCTTATGTTATACTTATAGGGATAATTCTAACTAAGTTTCCGACAAAATTTGTccagtttgtgtattttttattccCTTGTTTGTCTAAATAATATCAGGCAGGGgggtgttcaggaaacctgttttgTTAATACCAGTGGCACAGAAATGACTCTATTTGACAGCATACACAAGAAGCTATTTGTGCCTGATACCTGACTTTCATTGGTTTAACGCAATGTACTcacatttgttaataataataaataatttgtttaactATAAGCTAtgaactattttttatttcagagtgcAGCGAGCCCCAGTCAGAAGAGGAGATCGATGAGGATGAGATTCTGGCAGGCCTCTCAGCAGAGGAGCTcaagcagctccataatgagatGGAAGAAATCGCTCCTGATGAGAGAGTGCCAGTGGGAATGAGACAGAGAGACCAAACTGACAAACCACCCACTGGATCATTTGATCACAGATCGCTGGTGGAATATCTGTACTGGGAGAAAGAGTCCAAACGTATGCTGGAGGAGGAGAGAGTTCCCACAACTCTATTACCCAGTCAGGTAAGACTAGTTATTGTCTGCATTATTTACATTCAGTGTACTACATGTCTCCTAAACTGTTTGCTAAAGTGCTTGGAGCTCTGATTATTAATCATCAAATTTGACTATGCATAACTACTGCAACTAGGAGGCCAATAACACTACAACAACAAACGCCTTGAAACAGCAACTGTGCTGTCATGCAGCGTTTCAAATAAGACATTCTATTTTTAGGCTTTAAGCAAGTTTTTCAAGATtatatgtttgtaatttgtaattataaaagTTGTTCAACACTTCGGATTTGACCCTTTGTCCATTTGTCATCATCAGAAGAAAGCCCAAGAGGAGCTTGAagcaaaaaaagaagataaagttGAAGAGGTGGAATATGTCTATGAGGAGATCATAGAGGAGGTTGAAGGAGGAGAGGGAGATGTTGTTGTTGATGAAGTGATTGAAGAAGTGATAATGGAGGTTGAAGAAGTTCAGCCTGTCAAGACAGAACCTGATGCAACTGGCCCAGTAGTGACCTCAGAAGATGGTTTACAGCCTCCTCCAGAAATTGCAGATACACAAGTTGAAACAAAGACTGAACAATCAGGATTTAATGAGACAGAATCTAAAGCGAATGAGGAGACGAAAGCAGATTCCACTCAGTCTGAGCATGCTCCCTCATCATATGAGAACTGGGTTCCCGAGAAAGAGGAAAGGGTCATATCAAAGCTGAAGATCCCAAAATTTGCACTAGGTGGAAGCACTTTAGTTAAAAAGACTGCAAGACCTTCTGGGAATGAAACCAATTTGGAGACAACTTTGGATAAGATCCGCAACAACAGCCCCTCTGTCACAGATGTAAATCTTAACAACATAGAAAACATTCCCAAAGAAATGCTCCTTGATTATGTTGATGCACTCAAGAAGAACAGACATGTTAAAACCTTTAGCATCGCAAACACTGGTGCAGACGAAAACGTGGCATTCGCTCTGGCTAACATGCTCAGAGAGAACAGAAGCATCACCACGCTAAATATTGAATCCAATTTCATCACAGGAAAAGGTATTGTTGCAATAATACGCTGCCTGCAGTTTAATGAGACACTCACTGAGCTCCGCTTCCACAACCAAAGGCACATGCTAGGACATCATGCAGAAATGGAAGTGTCTCGTCTCCTCAAGGCTAACAACACCCTTCTGAAGATGGGCTACCACTTTGAAGTCCCTGGGCCTCGGATGGTGGTCACCAATCTCCTCACCAGGAATTTGGACCGTCAGCGGCAGCAGAGAATGGAGGAGCAGAAGCTCCAACAGATGAAAGAGCAGAGAAAGGTCATGGAGATGTACAAGAACTCTCTGGACTTGCCCCCTGGCATGTTGGAAATGCTAGGTGACTACATACCATTGTCCCTGTTGCAGGGTTCTCATAATGGGGTTGAGGAGATTCCTGAAGATTCTCCTGAACCTTCACCACAACCAAGTCCTCCTCATCAGCTCCGCAAGGCTCAATATCCTGCCCCAAAACAGCATCCTCCTAGTTCAGACAAAGGAAATCTCTTAGAAGAAGTACATCTAAAAAAGACTCCGAAACGAAGGGATCCGCTTCTGGAATTGAACATAAGGTATGAAAGGAAAGAGGGAAGAGATAATGTTCAGCTGAGGAGTGTTCCTAAACAAAGAAGCATGGCAAGAGAAGGACCTGCAGATGAGAGAGCCAACCTGAAAGATATGATAAAGACTCTAAAGCCGGTTCCTAGAAGACGACAACCCCCTAAAGTTGAGCTAACACCTCGGGATCAGTTGCTCAGCGAGATTCGACAGAGCAATGTGGCCTATCTCAAAGCGGTATGTAATGTTGAAGTCTCTTGAATTAGCAATTAAGTAGCTGAGTGCATAGTGTGATCTCAGCTTGAGTGAGGGCCATTGTCGGGGAGGGACAACTTGGAATGTTTTTTTGGGACTTACAAAAATGGGTCCTCCATGGCAGTGGTTCACAAGTGGTTTTGCTTCAGTGGAAAGCCAACACAGTGCAAAAGTctttaaaactcaaaaaataaaatgtattaacattaccATGAACTATGTAGGTCATAGGTCTTCAgccctgctcctggggacccatTATTCTGTGGTgtttaatcaaacacagctgaagcagctaatcaaggtcttcaggatcacttgaaAAATAACAGGCCAggtgttttatttccatttcccagaaatggaaataaaataaaatttgcaggACAGTTTGAAGAACAACTACGAAgtaccacaacaacaacaaaattaataacaccagtgtttcccatacattggttTATTCGTGGTGGCCCGCCACAATATCAACACTGACCGCCAAAAATAGATTTTACAAAAtgctttgacttcgttgaataaacatgagctctGCATGTTTCAAAGTCAAAATGCGGCATGggtgattttaaatgaatgtatctttgaaggGAACCAACtatcttcagaaaagttttgatgtcatttttatttaatcttttcctataatgcctgataaagtagcatTCATAAGTGAATGGTTTCAAATATTTGTAGCCATCTTTTGTCGGAATTTTCGTTTATCTTGTGTAGTTTTTGCATTTGATAAGCTTCTATAAAATGAAACTGTTATTAAGATTCTGCTAAGATATTAGTTAGTTTGATTACCTGCactttgacatcaacaacaaaacatatgaaaagtatttattctttaaaatctgGTAAGTCTATTCGTTTTGCCATGCTAACTATGCTAGTTTGCATTTAGCATCGCTTTTCCCCACCTGTCTGTGATGCTATCAGAACAGACttgcaaaaaacttttttaccacttttaaacacttttttgggTAACAATGCACCAGtcgagaaccactgctttatgaTACTTGCATAGATTACTCATTGTGCATAGGGTGGACCATTAAAATTAATTCCCTGGCCCCCAAGAATTTAAATAATGGTGCTGGTATGAGCAACTCAATTGGACatgttagacttttttttttttttttttttttataaaagtatgaTGTAGTTATGTGTAAAAGTTTGCATATAAATTATAGTCTATTGTTAGTCAGTGATCATGCATATTTATAAACAATACATTCACATTATCACCGGGGTGACAATAAGTGTAATTGTAACAGTGAATTTCAATGAGCTATTCTTGAATTACATCAAAATctgaaatgtgtgcaaatgtgaa contains:
- the LOC109060109 gene encoding leiomodin-3-like isoform X2, giving the protein MSNHTDQESYAEEIDEDEILAGLSAEELKQLQSEMDDIAPDERVPVGMRQRDASQKTTVRECSEPQSEEEIDEDEILAGLSAEELKQLHNEMEEIAPDERVPVGMRQRDQTDKPPTGSFDHRSLVEYLYWEKESKRMLEEERVPTTLLPSQKAQEELEAKKEDKVEEVEYVYEEIIEEVEGGEGDVVVDEVIEEVIMEVEEVQPVKTEPDATGPVVTSEDGLQPPPEIADTQVETKTEQSGFNETESKANEETKADSTQSEHAPSSYENWVPEKEERVISKLKIPKFALGGSTLVKKTARPSGNETNLETTLDKIRNNSPSVTDVNLNNIENIPKEMLLDYVDALKKNRHVKTFSIANTGADENVAFALANMLRENRSITTLNIESNFITGKGIVAIIRCLQFNETLTELRFHNQRHMLGHHAEMEVSRLLKANNTLLKMGYHFEVPGPRMVVTNLLTRNLDRQRQQRMEEQKLQQMKEQRKVMEMYKNSLDLPPGMLEMLGDYIPLSLLQGSHNGVEEIPEDSPEPSPQPSPPHQLRKAQYPAPKQHPPSSDKGNLLEEVHLKKTPKRRDPLLELNIRYERKEGRDNVQLRSVPKQRSMAREGPADERANLKDMIKTLKPVPRRRQPPKVELTPRDQLLSEIRQSNVAYLKAVPLPKILESSETSLF
- the LOC109060109 gene encoding leiomodin-3-like isoform X1, with product MSNHTDQESYAEEIDEDEILAGLSAEELKQLQSEMDDIAPDERVPVGMRQRDASQKTTVRECSEPQSEEEIDEDEILAGLSAEELKQLHNEMEEIAPDERVPVGMRQRDQTDKPPTGSFDHRSLVEYLYWEKESKRMLEEERVPTTLLPSQKKAQEELEAKKEDKVEEVEYVYEEIIEEVEGGEGDVVVDEVIEEVIMEVEEVQPVKTEPDATGPVVTSEDGLQPPPEIADTQVETKTEQSGFNETESKANEETKADSTQSEHAPSSYENWVPEKEERVISKLKIPKFALGGSTLVKKTARPSGNETNLETTLDKIRNNSPSVTDVNLNNIENIPKEMLLDYVDALKKNRHVKTFSIANTGADENVAFALANMLRENRSITTLNIESNFITGKGIVAIIRCLQFNETLTELRFHNQRHMLGHHAEMEVSRLLKANNTLLKMGYHFEVPGPRMVVTNLLTRNLDRQRQQRMEEQKLQQMKEQRKVMEMYKNSLDLPPGMLEMLGDYIPLSLLQGSHNGVEEIPEDSPEPSPQPSPPHQLRKAQYPAPKQHPPSSDKGNLLEEVHLKKTPKRRDPLLELNIRYERKEGRDNVQLRSVPKQRSMAREGPADERANLKDMIKTLKPVPRRRQPPKVELTPRDQLLSEIRQSNVAYLKAVPLPKILESSETSLF